One window from the genome of Pseudomonadota bacterium encodes:
- a CDS encoding sel1 repeat family protein: MIREIHAWSTRTGRHFFRALIALWVFAAPGYSQVEVEAVPGADMRAIEESYQKGDYAKVVRDLTPLAERGDMEAQYQLALMYANGRGVPRDQTQAAKWFVKATAVLDPGAQFNLGIMYFEGQGVPRDYEQAAHWFKRAGERGDSEALFNLGLMYDDGKGVRRDVTEAVLWYKRAAELGLKHAQLMLAGMYRDGAGVSKDETLAYLWYAMAAEQEDKDAAVERDRLAKRLTPAQYQKAIQMLHELQVQGHARGG; this comes from the coding sequence ATGATACGGGAAATCCACGCTTGGTCGACGCGGACCGGCCGGCATTTTTTTCGGGCGCTTATCGCTCTCTGGGTCTTTGCCGCCCCCGGTTACTCGCAGGTAGAGGTGGAAGCCGTCCCCGGCGCGGATATGCGGGCCATCGAAGAATCCTACCAAAAGGGTGACTATGCGAAGGTGGTGCGGGATCTGACGCCGCTTGCCGAGCGCGGTGATATGGAGGCGCAATACCAGCTGGCTCTCATGTACGCTAATGGGCGCGGGGTCCCTCGCGACCAGACACAGGCGGCGAAGTGGTTTGTAAAAGCCACCGCCGTGCTCGATCCGGGCGCACAGTTTAACCTCGGCATCATGTATTTCGAGGGCCAGGGCGTACCCAGGGATTACGAGCAAGCCGCGCATTGGTTCAAGAGGGCGGGTGAGCGAGGTGATTCCGAGGCCCTGTTCAATCTTGGCCTGATGTACGACGATGGCAAGGGGGTGCGCCGAGACGTGACGGAAGCGGTCCTATGGTATAAACGGGCCGCAGAACTTGGCCTCAAGCATGCCCAACTCATGTTGGCCGGGATGTACCGCGATGGGGCGGGCGTATCCAAGGACGAAACCCTCGCCTATTTATGGTATGCCATGGCCGCCGAACAGGAAGATAAGGATGCCGCGGTCGAGCGCGATCGGCTCGCCAAGAGATTGACCCCCGCCCAGTATCAAAAAGCTATTCAGATGCTGCACGAGTTGCAGGTTCAGGGTCATGCGCGTGGCGGATAA